A window from Candidatus Woesearchaeota archaeon encodes these proteins:
- a CDS encoding cold shock domain-containing protein, which translates to GETKDLFFHSNDLNGVSYTELKVGDAVSFDVVEGDKGPSAKNVTRV; encoded by the coding sequence GGCGAAACAAAGGATCTTTTCTTTCATTCTAATGATTTGAATGGTGTATCATACACTGAGTTAAAAGTTGGCGATGCAGTCAGCTTTGACGTTGTTGAGGGCGACAAAGGCCCTAGCGCAAAAAACGTAACACGCGTATAA